The following proteins are co-located in the Syngnathus scovelli strain Florida chromosome 21, RoL_Ssco_1.2, whole genome shotgun sequence genome:
- the LOC125990987 gene encoding vesicle-fusing ATPase isoform X1, which produces MTTRLMQAARCPTDKLSLINCAVINEKEPQLEQHVTVRNLTHKYVFTLKTHPSVNLGSIAFSLPQRKWAGLSIGQEVEVSNYTFDKSKQCIDSMTVEIDFLHKKNADSNPYDSDVMANDFLQQFNQQAFTAGQQFVFKFGDKPFDVLVKDMEGMDPSILKGDQTSLKKPKISIGLLLPNSQVIFEKAESSSMTLIGKSKTRGSHQSIISPDWNFEKMGIGGLDKEFSDIFRRAFASRVFPPDIVEQMGCKHVKGILLYGPPGCGKTLMARQIGKMLNAREPKIVNGPEILNKYVGESEANVRKLFADAEEEQKRLGANSGLHIIILDEIDAICKQRGSMAGSTGVHDTVVNQLLSKMDGVEQLNNILVIGMTNRPDLIDEALLRPGRLEVKMEIGLPDEKGRLQILNIHTAKMRQFKLMAGDVDVKELAAETKNYSGAELEGLVRAAQSTAMNRHIKASNTVEVNIDTAEKLQVSRMDFMASLNNDIKPAFGTNQEDYGSYIMNGIVRWGDPVSAVLEDGELLVQQTKNSEHTPLVSVLLEGPPNSGKTALAAKIAEDSQFPFIKICSPDKMIGHSEIAKCQAIKKIFEDAYKSQLSCVVVDDIERLLDYVPIGPRFSNLVLQALLVLLKKPPPKGRKLLIIGTSSRKDVLQEMEMLNAFSTTVHVPNISTGEQLVEALELLGSFQEKERATIANAVKDQRLWIGIKKLIILIEMAAQMDAHYRVSKFLSLLRDEGPLGSFVPM; this is translated from the exons ATGACGACGAGG CTGATGCAAGCGGCGAGATGCCCGACGGATAAATTGTCCCTTATCAACTGTGCTGTCATCAACGAGAAGGAGCCACAGTTGGAGCA ACACGTGACTGTGCGCAACCTCACCCACAAGTACGTGTTCACCTTGAAGACGCACCCCAGCGTCAACTTGGGCAGCATCGCCTTCAGTCTCCCACAG AGAAAATGGGCCGGTCTGTCTATCGGACAAGAAGTAGAAG TCTCCAACTACACGTTTGACAAGTCCAAGCAATGCATCGACTCCATGACGGTGGAAATTGACTTCCTGCATAAGAAGAATGCCGACAGCAATCCCTACGACTCGGATGTGATGGCCAACGACTTTCTTCAGCAGTTTAACCAGCAGGCCTTCACCGCGGGACAGCAG TTTGTGTTTAAATTTGGCGATAAGCCATTTGATGTGCTGGTGAAAGATATGGAAGGTATGGACCCCAGCATCCTCAAGGGTGACCAGACCTCGCTTAAAAAACCAAag ATTTCGATTGGCTTGTTGCTGCCAAACAGTCAGGTGATCTTTGAGAAAGCCGAGAGTTCGTCCATGACGCTGATTG GGAAATCCAAGACCAGAGGGTCTCACCAATCCATCATCAGTCCTGACTGGAACTTTGAGAAGATGGGCATCGGAGGCCTCGATAAGGAGTTTTCGGACATCTTCCGACGAGCTTTCGCCTCGCGTGTTTTCCCTCCAGATATCGTGGAACAGATGG GTTGCAAGCACGTGAAGGGCATCCTGCTCTACGGCCCGCCGGGCTGCGGCAAGACGCTGATGGCGCGGCAGATCGGCAAGATGCTCAACGCTCGCGAGCCCAAGATCGTCAACGGCCCCGAGATCCTCAACAAGTACGTGGGCGAGTCAGAGGCCAATGTGCGCAAGCTGTTTGCCGACGCCGAGGAGGAGCAGAAGAGG cTGGGCGCCAACAGCGGCCTGCACATCATCATCTTGGATGAGATCGACGCCATCTGCAAGCAGCGAGGGAGCATGGCGGGCAGCACGGGCGTGCACGACACGGTGGTCAACCAGCTGCTCTCCAAGATGGACGGGGTGGAGCAGCTCAACAACATCCTGGTCATTG GTATGACCAACAGGCCAGACCTGATCGACGAGGCTTTGCTGCGACCTGGAAGGCTGGAAGTCAAGATGGAGATCG GCTTGCCCGATGAGAAGGGTCGCCTTCAGATCCTCAACATCCACACGGCAAAGATGCGGCAGTTCAAACTGATGGCCGGCGACGTGGACGTCAAGGAGTTGGCGGCGGAGACCAAAAACTACAGCGGGGCTGAGCTGGAGGGCCTGGTCAGGGCGGCGCAGTCCACTGCCATGAACAGACACATCAAG GCCAGCAACACGGTGGAGGTCAACATTGATACGGCGGAGAAGCTGCAAGTCAGCAGGATGGACTTCATGGCCTCGCTCAACAACGACATCAAACCT GCGTTCGGCACCAACCAGGAGGACTACGGCAGCTACATCATGAACGGCATCGTCCGCTGGGGTGACCCGGTGTCGGCTGTGCTGGAGGACGGCGAGCTGCTGGTGCAGCAGACAAAGAACAGCGAACACACGCCACTGGTATCCGTGCTGCTGGAGG GTCCGCCAAACAGCGGGAAGACGGCGTTGGCGGCTAAGATCGCCGAAGACTCGCAGTTCCCTTTCATCAAGATCTGCTCGCCTGACAAGATGATCGGACATTCGGAGATCGCCAAATGCCAGGccattaaaaag ATATTCGAGGACGCCTACAAGTCTCAGCTGAGCTGCGTGGTGGTGGACGACATCGAGCGCTTGCTGG ACTACGTGCCCATCGGCCCTCGCTTCTCCAACCTGGTGCTGCAGGCTCTGCTGGTCCTCCTCAAGAAGCCTCCTCCCAAG GGCCGTAAATTGCTGATCATAGGCACCAGCAGTCGCAAAGACGTCCTCCAGGAAATGGAGATGCTCAACGCCTTCAGCACCACCGTCCACGTTCCCAACATCTCCACCGGCGAGCAGCTGGTTGAGGCCCTGGAg CTGCTGGGAAGCTTCCAGGAGAAGGAGAGGGCGACCATCGCCAACGCCGTCAAGGACCAGCGCCTCTGGATCGGCATCAAAAAGTTAATCATCCTCATTGAGATGGCCGCACAG
- the cdk5r1b gene encoding cyclin-dependent kinase 5 activator 1b isoform X1, with the protein MGTVLSLSPSYRKAALFEDGPATVGHYTAVKNSKNAKDKGLKRHSLINVLPWKRIVAVSAKKKGSKKVQPNGTYQNNVSHLNNENLKKSQSCANLSSFAQDQSTPSNKASNDNSSVKKAPAVVAAAPGTPKRVIVQASTSELLRCLGDFLCRRCYRLKHLSPTEPVLWLRSVDRSLLLQGWQDQGFITPANVVFVYMLCRDVVSSEVAGEHELQAVLLTCLYLSYSYMGNEISYPLKPFLVESSKEAFWDRCLSIIDLMSAKMLQINSDPHYFTQVFADLKNQSQKEEERSRLLIGLDRRAIA; encoded by the exons ATGGGAACCGTGCTCTCCCTGTCGCCCAGCTACCGCAAGGCGGCCCTGTTTGAGGATGGGCCGGCCACGGTGGGCCACTACACGGCGGTAAAGAACAGCAAGAACGCCAAGGACAAAGGCCTTAAGCGCCACTCGCTCATCAACGTGCTGCCATGGAAGCGCATCGTGGCCGTGTCGGCTAAGAAGAAGGGCTCCAAGAAGGTGCAGCCCAACGGGACTTACCAGAACAACGTCAGCCACCTGAACAATGAGAACCTGAAGAAGTCGCAGTCGTGCGCCAACCTGTCGTCCTTCGCGCAGGACCAGAGCACTCCGAGCAACAAGGCCTCCAACGACAACTCCTCGGTCAAGAAGGCCCCGGCGGTGGTCGCCGCCGCCCCCGGGACCCCCAAGAGGGTGATCGTGCAGGCGTCCACCAGTGAGCTTCTGCGCTGCCTGGGCGACTTCCTATGCCGGCGCTGCTACCGCCTCAAGCACCTGTCACCCACCGAGCCGGTTCTGTGGCTGCGCAGCGTGGACCGCTCCCTGCTGCTGCAGGGGTGGCAGGACCAGGGCTTCATCACGCCTGCCAACGTGGTCTTCGTCTACATGCTGTGTCGCGACGTGGTCTCCTCCGAGGTGGCCGGCGAGCACGAGCTGCAAGCCGTGTTGCTCACCTGTCTCTACCTGTCCTACTCCTACATGGGCAACGAGATCTCCTACCCGCTCAAGCCCTTCCTGGTGGAGAGCTCCAAGGAAGCCTTCTGGGACCGCTGCCTGTCCATCATCGACTTGATGAGCGCCAAGATGCTGCAGATCAACTCGGACCCACATTACTTCACGCAGGTCTTTGCCGACCTCAAGAACCAGAGCcagaaggaggaggagcgcAGCCGCCTGCTTATCGGCCTGGACCG GAGGGCCATCGCCTGA
- the LOC125990987 gene encoding vesicle-fusing ATPase isoform X2, with the protein MTTRLMQAARCPTDKLSLINCAVINEKEPQLEQHVTVRNLTHKYVFTLKTHPSVNLGSIAFSLPQRKWAGLSIGQEVEVSNYTFDKSKQCIDSMTVEIDFLHKKNADSNPYDSDVMANDFLQQFNQQAFTAGQQFVFKFGDKPFDVLVKDMEGMDPSILKGDQTSLKKPKISIGLLLPNSQVIFEKAESSSMTLIGKSKTRGSHQSIISPDWNFEKMGIGGLDKEFSDIFRRAFASRVFPPDIVEQMGCKHVKGILLYGPPGCGKTLMARQIGKMLNAREPKIVNGPEILNKYVGESEANVRKLFADAEEEQKRLGANSGLHIIILDEIDAICKQRGSMAGSTGVHDTVVNQLLSKMDGVEQLNNILVIGMTNRPDLIDEALLRPGRLEVKMEIGLPDEKGRLQILNIHTAKMRQFKLMAGDVDVKELAAETKNYSGAELEGLVRAAQSTAMNRHIKASNTVEVNIDTAEKLQVSRMDFMASLNNDIKPAFGTNQEDYGSYIMNGIVRWGDPVSAVLEDGELLVQQTKNSEHTPLVSVLLEGPPNSGKTALAAKIAEDSQFPFIKICSPDKMIGHSEIAKCQAIKKIFEDAYKSQLSCVVVDDIERLLDYVPIGPRFSNLVLQALLVLLKKPPPKGRKLLIIGTSSRKDVLQEMEMLNAFSTTVHVPNISTGEQLVEALELLGSFQEKERATIANAVKDQRLWIGIKKLIILIEMAAQPHTLSGLASGVSYSPPDGIASEHP; encoded by the exons ATGACGACGAGG CTGATGCAAGCGGCGAGATGCCCGACGGATAAATTGTCCCTTATCAACTGTGCTGTCATCAACGAGAAGGAGCCACAGTTGGAGCA ACACGTGACTGTGCGCAACCTCACCCACAAGTACGTGTTCACCTTGAAGACGCACCCCAGCGTCAACTTGGGCAGCATCGCCTTCAGTCTCCCACAG AGAAAATGGGCCGGTCTGTCTATCGGACAAGAAGTAGAAG TCTCCAACTACACGTTTGACAAGTCCAAGCAATGCATCGACTCCATGACGGTGGAAATTGACTTCCTGCATAAGAAGAATGCCGACAGCAATCCCTACGACTCGGATGTGATGGCCAACGACTTTCTTCAGCAGTTTAACCAGCAGGCCTTCACCGCGGGACAGCAG TTTGTGTTTAAATTTGGCGATAAGCCATTTGATGTGCTGGTGAAAGATATGGAAGGTATGGACCCCAGCATCCTCAAGGGTGACCAGACCTCGCTTAAAAAACCAAag ATTTCGATTGGCTTGTTGCTGCCAAACAGTCAGGTGATCTTTGAGAAAGCCGAGAGTTCGTCCATGACGCTGATTG GGAAATCCAAGACCAGAGGGTCTCACCAATCCATCATCAGTCCTGACTGGAACTTTGAGAAGATGGGCATCGGAGGCCTCGATAAGGAGTTTTCGGACATCTTCCGACGAGCTTTCGCCTCGCGTGTTTTCCCTCCAGATATCGTGGAACAGATGG GTTGCAAGCACGTGAAGGGCATCCTGCTCTACGGCCCGCCGGGCTGCGGCAAGACGCTGATGGCGCGGCAGATCGGCAAGATGCTCAACGCTCGCGAGCCCAAGATCGTCAACGGCCCCGAGATCCTCAACAAGTACGTGGGCGAGTCAGAGGCCAATGTGCGCAAGCTGTTTGCCGACGCCGAGGAGGAGCAGAAGAGG cTGGGCGCCAACAGCGGCCTGCACATCATCATCTTGGATGAGATCGACGCCATCTGCAAGCAGCGAGGGAGCATGGCGGGCAGCACGGGCGTGCACGACACGGTGGTCAACCAGCTGCTCTCCAAGATGGACGGGGTGGAGCAGCTCAACAACATCCTGGTCATTG GTATGACCAACAGGCCAGACCTGATCGACGAGGCTTTGCTGCGACCTGGAAGGCTGGAAGTCAAGATGGAGATCG GCTTGCCCGATGAGAAGGGTCGCCTTCAGATCCTCAACATCCACACGGCAAAGATGCGGCAGTTCAAACTGATGGCCGGCGACGTGGACGTCAAGGAGTTGGCGGCGGAGACCAAAAACTACAGCGGGGCTGAGCTGGAGGGCCTGGTCAGGGCGGCGCAGTCCACTGCCATGAACAGACACATCAAG GCCAGCAACACGGTGGAGGTCAACATTGATACGGCGGAGAAGCTGCAAGTCAGCAGGATGGACTTCATGGCCTCGCTCAACAACGACATCAAACCT GCGTTCGGCACCAACCAGGAGGACTACGGCAGCTACATCATGAACGGCATCGTCCGCTGGGGTGACCCGGTGTCGGCTGTGCTGGAGGACGGCGAGCTGCTGGTGCAGCAGACAAAGAACAGCGAACACACGCCACTGGTATCCGTGCTGCTGGAGG GTCCGCCAAACAGCGGGAAGACGGCGTTGGCGGCTAAGATCGCCGAAGACTCGCAGTTCCCTTTCATCAAGATCTGCTCGCCTGACAAGATGATCGGACATTCGGAGATCGCCAAATGCCAGGccattaaaaag ATATTCGAGGACGCCTACAAGTCTCAGCTGAGCTGCGTGGTGGTGGACGACATCGAGCGCTTGCTGG ACTACGTGCCCATCGGCCCTCGCTTCTCCAACCTGGTGCTGCAGGCTCTGCTGGTCCTCCTCAAGAAGCCTCCTCCCAAG GGCCGTAAATTGCTGATCATAGGCACCAGCAGTCGCAAAGACGTCCTCCAGGAAATGGAGATGCTCAACGCCTTCAGCACCACCGTCCACGTTCCCAACATCTCCACCGGCGAGCAGCTGGTTGAGGCCCTGGAg CTGCTGGGAAGCTTCCAGGAGAAGGAGAGGGCGACCATCGCCAACGCCGTCAAGGACCAGCGCCTCTGGATCGGCATCAAAAAGTTAATCATCCTCATTGAGATGGCCGCACAG
- the psmd11b gene encoding 26S proteasome non-ATPase regulatory subunit 11B, translating into MAAAAVVEFQRAQSLISTDRDASINILHSIVRRDVQENDEEAVRVKEQSILELGTLLAKTGQAAELGGLLKFVRPFLISISKAKAARLVRSLLDLFLDMEAATGQEVDLCLECIEWAKTEKRTFLRQALEARLISLYFDTKRYQEALALGSQLLLELKKMDDKALLVEVQLLESKTYHALSNLPKARAALTSARTTANAIYCPPKLQAALDMQSGIIHAAEEKDWKTAYSYFFEAFEGYDSIDSPRAITALKYMLLCKIVLSSPEEVQSLISGKLGLRYTGRQTDALKCVAQASKNRSLADFEKALTEYRAELRDDPIINTHLAKLYDNLLEQNLIRVIEPFSRVQIEHVSSLIKLSKGDVERKLSQMILDKKFHGILDQGEGVLIIFEEPPVDKTYEAALETIQNMSKVVDSLYNKAKKLT; encoded by the exons ATGGCGGCTGCAGCAGTGGTCGAGTTTCAGAGAGCTCAGTCTCTCATTAGCACGGACCGCGACGCCTCCATCAACATTCTGCACTCGATAG TGAGGCGAGATGTCCAGGAGAACGATGAAGAAGCGGTCAGGGTCAAAGAGCagagcatcctggagctgggaaCGCTGCTGGCCaagacgggacaggcggcag AACTCGGCGGGTTGCTGAAATTCGTGCGGCCGTTCCTGATCTCCATCAGCAAGGCCAAAGCGGCACGGCTGGTGCGCTCGCTGCTAGATTTGTTCCTGGACATGGAGGCAGCCACAGGTCAAGAGGTGGACCTGTGTCTGGAATGTATTGAATGGGCCAAGACCGAGAAGAGGACCTTCTTGCGACAAGCCCTTGaa GCTCGACTGATCTCCCTCTATTTTGACACCAAGCGGTACCAGGAGGCCCTGGCGCTAG GCTCTCAGCTGCTGCTGGAGCTGAAGAAGATGGATGACAAGGCCCTGCTAGTGGAGGTGCAGTTGCTGGAGAGCAAGACGTACCACGCCCTCAGTAACCTGCCCAAGGCCCGCGCCGCGCTCACCTCAGCACGCACCACCGCCAACGCCATCTACTGTCCTCCCAAGCTGCAGGCGGCGCTGGACATGCAGTCAG GGATCATCCACGCGGCCGAGGAGAAGGACTGGAAGACGGCCTACTCTTACTTCTTCGAGGCCTTTGAGGGCTACGACTCCATCGACAGCCCGCGAGCCATCACCGCCCTCAAATACATGCTCCTCTGCAAGATTGTCCTCAGCTC ACCAGAGGAGGTACAATCTCTGATCAGCGGGAAACTGGGCCTACGATACACCGGGCGCCAG ACAGACGCATTGAAATGTGTGGCCCAGGCCAGCAAGAACAGATCATTAGCAGACTTTGAAAAG GCCCTCACAGAGTACAGAGCAGAGCTGAGGGACGACCCCATCATCAACACGCACCTGGCCAAGCTGTACGACAACCTGCTGGAACAGAACCTCATCCGAGTTATCGAGCCCTTCTCCAGAGTTCAG atAGAACATGTATCATCTCTTATCAAACTCTCAAAG GGGGATGTAGAGCGCAAGCTGTCACAGATGATTCTGGATAAAAAGTTTCACG GAATCCTGGACCAGGGCGAAGGAGTGCTGATCATCTTTGAGGAGCCGCCTGTGGACAAAACGTACGAAGCCGCCTTGGAAACCATTCAGAACATGAGCAAAGTGGTCGATTCACTTTACAACAAAGCCAAGAAGCTGACATAG
- the cdk5r1b gene encoding cyclin-dependent kinase 5 activator 1b isoform X2 has protein sequence MGTVLSLSPSYRKAALFEDGPATVGHYTAVKNSKNAKDKGLKRHSLINVLPWKRIVAVSAKKKGSKKVQPNGTYQNNVSHLNNENLKKSQSCANLSSFAQDQSTPSNKASNDNSSVKKAPAVVAAAPGTPKRVIVQASTSELLRCLGDFLCRRCYRLKHLSPTEPVLWLRSVDRSLLLQGWQDQGFITPANVVFVYMLCRDVVSSEVAGEHELQAVLLTCLYLSYSYMGNEISYPLKPFLVESSKEAFWDRCLSIIDLMSAKMLQINSDPHYFTQVFADLKNQSQKEEERSRLLIGLDR, from the coding sequence ATGGGAACCGTGCTCTCCCTGTCGCCCAGCTACCGCAAGGCGGCCCTGTTTGAGGATGGGCCGGCCACGGTGGGCCACTACACGGCGGTAAAGAACAGCAAGAACGCCAAGGACAAAGGCCTTAAGCGCCACTCGCTCATCAACGTGCTGCCATGGAAGCGCATCGTGGCCGTGTCGGCTAAGAAGAAGGGCTCCAAGAAGGTGCAGCCCAACGGGACTTACCAGAACAACGTCAGCCACCTGAACAATGAGAACCTGAAGAAGTCGCAGTCGTGCGCCAACCTGTCGTCCTTCGCGCAGGACCAGAGCACTCCGAGCAACAAGGCCTCCAACGACAACTCCTCGGTCAAGAAGGCCCCGGCGGTGGTCGCCGCCGCCCCCGGGACCCCCAAGAGGGTGATCGTGCAGGCGTCCACCAGTGAGCTTCTGCGCTGCCTGGGCGACTTCCTATGCCGGCGCTGCTACCGCCTCAAGCACCTGTCACCCACCGAGCCGGTTCTGTGGCTGCGCAGCGTGGACCGCTCCCTGCTGCTGCAGGGGTGGCAGGACCAGGGCTTCATCACGCCTGCCAACGTGGTCTTCGTCTACATGCTGTGTCGCGACGTGGTCTCCTCCGAGGTGGCCGGCGAGCACGAGCTGCAAGCCGTGTTGCTCACCTGTCTCTACCTGTCCTACTCCTACATGGGCAACGAGATCTCCTACCCGCTCAAGCCCTTCCTGGTGGAGAGCTCCAAGGAAGCCTTCTGGGACCGCTGCCTGTCCATCATCGACTTGATGAGCGCCAAGATGCTGCAGATCAACTCGGACCCACATTACTTCACGCAGGTCTTTGCCGACCTCAAGAACCAGAGCcagaaggaggaggagcgcAGCCGCCTGCTTATCGGCCTGGACCGGTGA